A window of Tripterygium wilfordii isolate XIE 37 chromosome 7, ASM1340144v1, whole genome shotgun sequence contains these coding sequences:
- the LOC120002218 gene encoding chaperone protein DnaJ-like isoform X2: MFSTLVLSQLSSILGVSIDSSADDIRRAYRKLAMQWHPDRWTRTPSLLGEAKRKFQQIQEAYSVLSDQRKRTLYDMGFYDPDEEEEEDEGFCDFVEEMRSLMAQNKDKSCSTDELQKMLMEMAQGSQFSSWPCGPTVIGDFGYSESLQWNSDLLMGRNPPQFDTSKWQMYGTGSYWR, translated from the exons ATGTTTTCAACATTGGTGCTTTCTCAACTTTCCAG CATTCTTGGTGTCAGTATCGATTCTTCTGCGGATGATATAAGACGCGCTTATCGCAAACTTGCCATG CAATGGCATCCAGACCGATGGACCAGAACACCTTCTCTTTTGGGTGAAGCCAAGCGAAAATTCCAGCAAATTCAAGAAGCCTATTCAG TGTTGTCAGACCAGAGGAAGAGGACCTTGTACGATATGGGTTTCTATGACcctgatgaagaagaagaagaagatgag GGCTTTTGTGATTTTGTAGAGGAAATGAGGTCTCTGATGGCCCAGAACAAG GACAAAAGTTGCAGCACGGATGAGCTACAGAAAATGTTGATGGAAATGGCACAAGGATCCCAGTTTTCCTCCTGGCCCTGCGGGCCTACAGTTATTGGAGATTTTGGATACTCGGAGAGTCTGCAATGGAATTCGGACTTACTGATGGGGAGAAATCCACCACAATTTGATACCTCAAAATGGCAGATGTATGGAACAGGCAGTTATTGGAGATAG
- the LOC120002218 gene encoding chaperone protein DnaJ-like isoform X1 translates to MVMERESQQGLLPSYYSILGVSIDSSADDIRRAYRKLAMQWHPDRWTRTPSLLGEAKRKFQQIQEAYSVLSDQRKRTLYDMGFYDPDEEEEEDEGFCDFVEEMRSLMAQNKDKSCSTDELQKMLMEMAQGSQFSSWPCGPTVIGDFGYSESLQWNSDLLMGRNPPQFDTSKWQMYGTGSYWR, encoded by the exons ATGGTGATGGAGAGGGAGTCTCAACAAGGGTTATTGCCTTCTTATTATAGCATTCTTGGTGTCAGTATCGATTCTTCTGCGGATGATATAAGACGCGCTTATCGCAAACTTGCCATG CAATGGCATCCAGACCGATGGACCAGAACACCTTCTCTTTTGGGTGAAGCCAAGCGAAAATTCCAGCAAATTCAAGAAGCCTATTCAG TGTTGTCAGACCAGAGGAAGAGGACCTTGTACGATATGGGTTTCTATGACcctgatgaagaagaagaagaagatgag GGCTTTTGTGATTTTGTAGAGGAAATGAGGTCTCTGATGGCCCAGAACAAG GACAAAAGTTGCAGCACGGATGAGCTACAGAAAATGTTGATGGAAATGGCACAAGGATCCCAGTTTTCCTCCTGGCCCTGCGGGCCTACAGTTATTGGAGATTTTGGATACTCGGAGAGTCTGCAATGGAATTCGGACTTACTGATGGGGAGAAATCCACCACAATTTGATACCTCAAAATGGCAGATGTATGGAACAGGCAGTTATTGGAGATAG
- the LOC120002822 gene encoding auxin efflux carrier component 3-like, with translation MISWKDLYNVFTAVIPLYVAMILAYGSVRWWKIFSPDQCSGINRFVAIFAVPLLSFHFISTNDPYAMNFRFIAADTLQKVIMLFLLGLWTNFTRNGSLEWMITIFSLSTLPNTLVMGIPLLIAMYGDYSGSLMVQVVVLQCIIWYTLLLFLFEYRGAKMLIMEQFPETAASIVSFKVDSDVVSLDGRDFLETDAEIGDDGKLHVKVRKSNASRRSLGPCSLPALTPRPSNLTGAEIYSLSSSRNPTPRGSNFNNSDFYSMMGVQGFPGRQSNFGAADLYSVHSSRGPTPRPSNFEETPMATITSPRFGFYPAQTVPTNYPAPNPEFASAVSKNTKNQPTQQNSKASHDAKELHMFVWSSSASPVSERAGGLHVFGGPDFGASEQSGRSDQGAKEIRMLVADHPPNGESKAIPANGEFVGEDFSFAGKAGDIEDEREKMGPNGLNKLGSSSTAELHPKVDGAQESGAGKQMPPASVMTRLILIMVWRKLIRNPNTYSSLIGLIWSLICFRWHVSMPKIIVKSISILSDAGLGMAMFSLGLFMALQPKIIACGNSVAIFAMAVRFLTGPAVMAVASFAIGLRGKLLHIAIVQAALPQGIVPFVFAKEYNVHPAILSTAVIFGMLIALPITLVYYIALGV, from the exons ATGATTAGCTGGAAAGATCTCTACAACGTCTTCACCGCGGTCATTCCTCTGTATGTAGCCATGATCTTGGCTTATGGTTCCGTCCGCTGGTGGAAGATTTTCAGTCCTGACCAGTGCTCCGGCATCAATAGATTCGTGGCCATCTTCGCTGTCCCTCTCCTCTCCTTCCACTTCATCTCCACAAACGACCCCTACGCTATGAATTTCCGGTTCATTGCTGCGGACACGCTGCAGAAGGTCATTATGCTGTTTTTGCTTGGTTTATGGACTAATTTTACCAGGAACGGCAGCCTAGAATGGATGATCACGATCTTCTCCTTGTCTACCCTCCCAAACACGCTGGTGATGGGAATTCCGCTCCTAATCGCTATGTACGGCGACTATTCCGGGAGCCTGATGGTTCAGGTAGTTGTGTTGCAGTGCATCATCTGGTACactctccttctctttctcttcgAGTACAGAGGAGCAAAGATGTTGATCATGGAGCAGTTCCCGGAGACAGCCGCATCAATTGTCTCCTTCAAGGTGGATTCCGATGTTGTTTCACTTGACGGGCGGGACTTCTTGGAAACCGATGCTGAGATAGGCGACGACGGAAAGCTACACGTCAAGGTGAGGAAATCAAACGCTTCGAGGCGGTCACTGGGGCCGTGTTCGCTGCCAGCATTGACGCCTCGTCCGTCGAACCTCACAGGAGCGGAGATTTACAGCTTGAGTTCGTCCAGAAACCCCACACCGAGAGGTTCGAATTTCAACAATTCCGACTTCTACTCCATGATGGGCGTTCAAGGATTTCCTGGAAGACAATCCAATTTCGGTGCGGCGGACTTATACTCCGTCCACTCATCGAGAGGTCCGACGCCGAGACCATCCAATTTCGAAGAAACGCCAATGGCTACAATAACTTCTCCCCGTTTCGGATTTTACCCGGCACAGACGGTACCCACAAATTACCCAGCCCCGAACCCGGAATTCGCTTCTGCAGTcagtaaaaacactaaaaaccaGCCGACGCAGCAAAATAGTAAAGCTTCCCATGATGCTAAAGAGCTTCACATGTTTGTTTGGAGCTCAAGTGCGTCTCCTGTATCTGAGCGAGCTGGCGGGCTCCACGTATTCGGTGGTCCTGATTTTGGTGCATCGGAGCAATCTGGACGGTCAGATCAGGGCGCCAAGGAGATCAGGATGTTGGTCGCTGATCATCCACCGAATGGGGAAAGTAAAG CCATTCCTGCAAATGGAGAGTTCGTGGGCGAGGATTTTAGCTTTGCCGGAAAAGCAGGAGATATAGAAGATGAGAGGGAGAAAATGGGACCCAATGGACTCAATAAGCTGGGGTCCAGCTCTACTGCAGAGCTCCATCCAAAAGTTGACGGAGCACAAGAATCTGGTGCGGGGAAACAAATGCCTCCGGCGAGTGTAATGACTCGTCTGATCCTAATCATGGTTTGGCGCAAACTTATTCGCAATCCAAACACATATTCTAGTCTCATCGGCCTAATTTGGTCCTTGATTTGTTTCCG GTGGCATGTATCTATGCCTAAAATAATAGTGAAATCAATCTCCATACTGTCCGATGCCGGGCTTGGAATGGCTATGTTCAGCTTAG GTCTGTTCATGGCTTTACAACCCAAAATAATTGCGTGTGGGAACTCGGTCGCCATTTTCGCCATGGCCGTCAGATTCCTCACTGGGCCCGCCGTGATGGCCGTGGCTTCATTCGCAATTGGCTTGCGTGGGAAACTCCTCCATATAGCAATTGTGCAG GCTGCACTCCCACAAGGAATTGTTCCATTTGTGTTCGCGAAAGAATACAATGTTCACCCAGCCATCCTTAGCACTGC GGTTATATTTGGGATGTTAATAGCATTGCCAATAACTCTAGTTTACTACATAGCACTTGGAGTGTAA
- the LOC120001847 gene encoding nicotinate-nucleotide pyrophosphorylase [carboxylating], chloroplastic-like isoform X2 translates to MPSELKSSLTWIMLDDMVVPLPNGDFDVSMLKEAVEWINGRFETEASSNVTLETVHKIRQTGVTNISSDVPTHSVKALDVSLKTDTELGLQVGREYKASMI, encoded by the exons ATGCCATCAGAGCTAAAATCTTCATTGACCTGGATAATGTTGGATGATATGGTTGTACCACTGCCAAATGGAGATTTTGATGTGTCTATGCTTAAGGAAGCTGTGGAATGGATCAATGGGAGATTTGAGACGGAG GCATCAAGCAATGTTACTCTAGAAACAGTACACAAAATCCGACAAACAGGGGTGACCAACATTTCTAG TGATGTACCGACTCATTCTGTAAAAGCACTTGACGTCTCCCTCAAAACTGATACAGAGCTGGGCCTTCAAGTTGGACGGGAGTACAAAGCGAGCATGATTTG A
- the LOC120002217 gene encoding protein WVD2-like 7 → MAGEIEEPFSFSFQADSFRSGSISFGRYENESLSWERRSSFSHNRYLEEVEKCSRPGSVIEKKAYFEAHFKKKALRHQNSSESQNGEECDNEVLENMNYREEYDNVNEGSGEERNQLNYVDDASHFAHFKEELENVDYGEGFDRGNRRSQFGYLDDSGTHCAYYDESPKGLEHRKECEVAACGVENPMVFRSGLEIEAPMSKSNSSIYGFQEDGTQETSQTEICPGKLLVDDGETEMEVNQRADDISTSFESSRAFNLSPKNRTAKKVDKSSLEPRRTHSAKLMAAAASKSTKLGLKSLISAVAKGASSDQSKTSAKNQNIMDKERPKKEKHPSQAAIPTRHSLIRNAKKEDTERTKTKQNIESKSEKDIRAKKVTHPQSSASKVEPRAHDSPNRLKHTVASTKLDVKTSAATFNFKSSERAERRKEFYKKLEKETDTKEAEMNQLQAKTQEKKEAEIKQFRRSLNFKATPMPSFYSAGSIGSKAASSKHQPGKVRNNLNAGAAVKSTPLLKTGNDWTLLATESLSPTDPPESSEGSICTGELSEVHALPLTPPTDTNSHPEAIAKDRIARKKEQGKMQKHQVPANNKMTKDLKVRGKLKAGARRNDCEVARKQMRGIEIGNSSRMRHLTLGVAS, encoded by the exons ATGGCTGGAGAGATCGAAGAACCATTCAGCTTTAGCTTTCag GCAGACTCTTTCCGCTCGGGCTCTATATCATTTGGGAGATACGAAAATGAGTCCTTATCTTGGGAAAGGAGGTCATCTTTCTCTCACAATAGGTACCTTGAAGAGGTCGAGAAATGCTCAAGGCCTGGCTCTGTTATTGAGAAGAAAGCTTATTTTGAAGCTCATTTCAAGAAGAAGGCTCTGAGGCATCAGAATTCCTCTGAGAGCCAAAATGGGGAAGAATGTGACAACGAAGTATTGGAGAACATGAATTACAGGGAAGAATATGATAATGTGAACGAAGGTAGTGGAGAAGAAAGGAACCAATTAAATTATGTGGATGATGCTAGCCATTTTGCTCACTTTAAAGAGGAATTGGAGAATGTGGATTATGGTGAAGGATTCGATAGGGGGAATCGAAGGAGTCAATTTGGATATTTAGATGATAGTGGTACACACTGTGCTTATTATGATGAGAGCCCCAAAGGATTAGAACACCGCAAAGAATGTGAAGTAGCAGCTTGTGGAGTAGAAAATCCCATGGTTTTCCGTTCTGGCCTTGAGATTGAAGCTCCTATGAGCAAGTCTAATAGTTCTATATATGGTTTCCAGGAAGATGGCACACAAGAAACAAGTCAAACTGAAATATGCCCTGGCAAGTTACTTGTTGATGATGGTGAAACTGAGATGGAAGTAAACCAGAGGGCTGATGATATTAGCACTAGTTTTGAATCATCTAGAGCTTTTAACTTATCGCCAAAGAACAGAACAGCCAAGAAAGTAGATAAATCTAGTCTTGAACCTCGTCGGACCCATTCTGCAAAG TTGATGGCTGCTGCAGCAAGTAAATCAACAAAACTGGGACTGAAGTCTTTGATCAGTGCAGTTGCAAAAGGCGCTTCTAGTGACCAATCGAAAACATCTGCAAAGAATCAGAATATAATGGACAAAGAgagaccaaaaaaagaaaaacacccaTCACAAGCTGCAATTCCTACTAGACATTCGCTGATCAGAAATGCAAAAAAAGAG GATACTGAGAGAACcaaaactaaacaaaatattGAAAGCAAAAG TGAAAAGGATATAAGGGCGAAGAAAGTAACTCATCCACAATCTTCTGCATCAAAGGTTGAACCCAGAGCACATGATTCACCAAACAG ACTTAAGCATACTGTTGCTTCGACTAAGTTGGATGTAAAAACAAGTGCTGCAACTTTCAATTTCAAAAGCTCTGAACGGGCAGAGAGGAGGAAAGAG TTCTACAAGAAATTGGAGAAAGAAACTGATACTAAAGAGGCTGAGATGAATCAGCTCCAAGCAAAAACCCAG GAAAAGAAAGAGGCTGAGATTAAACAATTCAGGAGAAGCCTTAATTTTAAAGCAACACCAATGCCTTCTTTCTATAGTGCTGGCTCAATTGGGAGCAAG GCTGCATCATCCAAACACCAACCAGGCAAGGTACGAAACAATTTGAATGCTGGAGCTGCTGTAAAATCGACACCACTTTTGAAAACAGGAAATGATTGGACTCTCCTTGCGACTGAGTCTCTTAGCCCAACTGATCCCCCTGAATCTTCAGAGGGTTCTATTTGTACTGGAGAGCTATCTGAAGTTCATGCACTACCATTGACTCCACCAACTGATACCAACAGTCACCCAGAAGCAATAGCGAAGGACAGGATAGCCAGAAAGAAAGAGCAGGGGAAAATGCAGAAACATCAAGTTCCAGCCAACAATAAAATGACGAAAGATCTAAAAGTTAGAGGGAAGCTGAAAGCAGGAGCTAGGAGAAACGACTGTGAGGTAGCAAGAAAGCAAATGAGAGGCATTGAGATTGGTAACAGTTCTAGAATGCGTCATTTAACACTTGGTGTGGCCTCCTGA
- the LOC120002042 gene encoding putative 1-phosphatidylinositol-3-phosphate 5-kinase FAB1C, with translation MGIRDPSIINLLEKVRSWISWGTSDQPRLSRDFEMPNNAGKMCCECETKFTQFSNEYHCESCGRWFCAKCLWGCESDNAKNFDGGDNLRSCKFCDGIHLTHEDRRKYSEKVHPFRSPRDSPEPPSPCFSGEKMDCSMSSKLIQNDRLAHYLEIQNYGYSALAATGKSITSFSNHLPPKNVDSSSRSNGESENSVKHYFSQSSEYCHDVSDVDSGTASARHEFYFQSVGTSPSDSPSRINFSPNRAAHSVQSAQEGRPMLISEKKGPFDQETMAVSRRSDDPEYTDDYSDESSFLQHQFQKSKKLLDFENNDLLWFPPPPDNENDEADSNFFSYDDEDDDIGDTGAMFSSSSSLSGMFPAKEKQNEGNEEPLRAVVQGHFRALVSQLLQGEGIKVSKEESIEDWLDILTTIAWQAANYVKPDTSRGGSMDPGDYVKVKCIAAGSRSDSALVRGIVCTKNIKHKRMTTEYKNPRLLLLGGALESQSVSNQLASFNTLMQQENDHLKMIMSKIEALRPNVLLVEKTVSPRAQEYLLAKEISLVLNVKRPLLERIARCTGALISPSIDSISITRLGHCELFRLEKVSEEHEIPNQFNKKTSKTLMFFEGCPRRLGCTVLLRGACHEELKKVKHVVQYAVFAAYHLSLETSFLADEGAILPKMTLRRPITIPEKTTTDTSISIIPAPIAARNSQVAKASGHDEGIVCHAVSELCSECFDPGYCGVGDVMFDAHGDELAHDVAWDSSSWIQGKELKDSALPTQEERQFEEIHEQTRSDRTEEGEVFSKYFSSTDNHQSILVYFSSRCVLKGSVCERSRLLRIKFYGCFDKPLGRYLRDDLFNQTSCCQSCKEPVDAHVLCYTHQQGNLTINVRRLSSIKLPGEQDGRIWMWHRCLRCAHIDGVPPATRRVVMSDAAWGLSFGKFLELSFSNHATANRVAPCGHSLQRDCLRYYGFGSMVAFFRYSPIDILSVYLPPSVLEFNLIQQEWIRKEAAELMHEMETFYSELSCILDSMEQRSRCIGHESSDMSEIQTHIMELKDMLKKEISDYYGLLQHAVMDTSQLDQTAMDILELNRLRRELLVGSHVWDRQLYTLNSLLETNYGVLGMGEDASHAQPKESSDPLCKDDESNNGNEENVSTATKFSPPPENDVEPELKDPSLKPFEPSILEDLMLPSSELVRENEIHSDGDIAGSNRWLENALSDASILSEKIDSAWTGSDLSTKVQLAQAHQMEGLQVNSVRQLSQNDNPSFKRVMSPMRFHSFDSALRLKERIHKGLPPSLLHLSAVRSFHASGDYRTMLRDPVSSVMRSYSQTLPLEVQKLNSLPSSNPSITYVSNMTGGARLLLPKRSNNNIVVAVYDNDPASIVSYALSSKEYDDWVANRSNEHDGKWSTNESFKEESASSAFSAWQSFGSLDVDYMHSGSYASEDTSSMGMLFMESRKSPHLTISFADESASAGGKAKFSVTCYFAKQFDSLRKKCCLSDVDFVRSLSRCKRWSAEGGKSNVYFAKSLDERFIIKQVKKTELESFEEFAPEYFKYLMHSLSTGSPTCLAKVIGIYQVTIKHLKGGKETKMDLLVMENLFFRRNVTRVYDLKGSARARYNPDTTGTNRVLLDMNLVETLRTEPIFLGNKAKRNLERAIWNDTSFLASVDVMDYSLLVGVDEERKELVAGIIDFVRQYTWDKHLETWVKASGILGGPKNASPTIISPKQYKKRFRKAMTSYFLSVPEQWSL, from the exons ATGGGAATACGCGATCCTTCAATAATAAATCTATTGGAGAAGGTTAGGTCTTGGATTTCCTGGGGAACAAGTGATCAACCACGTTTGTCTCGTGATTTTGAAATGCCCAATAACGCTGGAAAAATGTGTTGTGAGTGTGAAACAAAATTCACCCAGTTTTCTAATGAATACCATTGCGAAAGCTGTGGTCGCTGGTTTTGTGCCAAGTGTCTATGGGGCTGTGAATCAGATAATGCCAAGAATTTCGACGGTGGAGATAACCTTAGGTCTTGCAAGTTCTGTGATGGGATTCATTTAACGCATGAAGACAGGAGGAAGTACAGCGAGAAAGTGCATCCTTTTAGGTCTCCCCGGGATAGCCCTGAACCACCATCACCTTGTTTCAGTGGTGAAAAAATGGATTGTTCCATGAGTAGCAAATTGATCCAGAATGATCGTCTTGCCCACTATCTTGAGATACAGAATTATGGATACTCTGCTCTTGCAGCAACTGGCAAGAGTATAACCTCATTTAGCAATCACCTTCCTCCAAAGAATGTTGACTCTTCTAGCAG GAGCAATGGAGAGTCGGAGAATTCGGTGAAGCATTACTTCAGCCAATCAAGTGAATACTGTCATGATGTTTCGGATGTAGATTCAGGAACTGCTAGTGCTAGGCATGAATTTTACTTTCAGTCAGTTGGAACAAGTCCTTCAGACAGCCCCTCTAGGATTAATTTTAGTCCTAATAGGGCCGCACATTCTGTACAGAGTGCGCAAGAAGGTAGACCTATGTTAATCTCTGAGAAAAAAGGTCCCTTCGATCAGGAAACCATGGCTGTTTCAAGAAGGTCTGATGATCCAGAATATACAGATGATTACTCTGATGAGTCATCGTTTTTGCAGCATCAATTTCAGAAGTCCAAAAAGctattagattttgaaaataatgatcTTCTCTGGTTTCCTCCACCCCCTGATAATGAAAATGATGAGGCAGATAgtaatttcttttcttatgACGATGAAGACGATGATATTGGGGACACAGGCGCAATGTTCTCATCCAGTAGTAGCCTTTCTGGCATGTTCCCTGCTAAAGAGAAGCAGAATGAGGGTAACGAGGAACCACTTCGAGCTGTGGTTCAGGGGCATTTTAGGGCTCTTGTGTCTCAGCTCTTACAGGGGGAGGGAATCAAAGTCAGCAAAGAGGAGAGCATTGAGGACTGGCTTGATATACTTACAACAATCGCTTGGCAAGCAGCAAATTATGTTAAACCAGATACTAGCAGAGGAGGTAGTATGGATCCTGGTGATTATGTAAAAGTCAAATGTATTGCCGCAGGAAGTCGAAGTGATAG TGCTCTTGTCAGGGGAATTGTTTGTACAAAAAACATAAAGCACAAGCGCATGACCACAGAATACAAAAATCCGAGGTTACTTCTTTTGGGGGGAGCACTAGAATCTCAGAGTGTCTCAAATCAGCTGGCATCTTTCAACACATTAATGCAACAG GAAAATGACCATCTGAAGATGATAATGTCAAAGATTGAGGCTCTTCGCCCCAATGTTCTGCTGGTGGAAAAGACTGTCTCTCCACGTGCCCAAGAGTATCTTCTTGCAAAGGAAATTTCTTTAGTGCTTAATGTGAAGAGGCCATTACTGGAGCGTATAGCCCGTTGCACTGGTGCTCTTATCAGTCCGTCCATAGATAGCATCTCTATAACACGATTGGGACACTGTGAATTGTTCCGATTAGAGAAAGTGTCTGAAGAGCATGAGATTCCCAATCAGTTCAACAAAAAAACTTCTAAAACATTGATGTTTTTTGAAGGGTGTCCAAGGCGATTAGGTTGCACG GTCCTGCTAAGGGGAGCTTGCCATGAAGAGCTAAAGAAAGTTAAACATGTTGTTCAATATGCGGTTTTTGCAGCCTATCACTTATCTCTGGAAACTTCGTTTCTTGCTGATGAAGGGGCTATTCTGCCTAAAATGACATTGAGACGCCCAATAACCATACCAGAGAAGACAACTACTGATACTTCCATATCAATCATCCCTGCCCCTATTGCTGCAAGGAATTCTCAAGTGGCCAAAGCTTCTGGCCACGATGAAGGAATTGTTTGTCATGCAGTATCTGAGTTATGTTCTGAGTGCTTTGATCCTGGTTATTGTGGGGTAGGAGATGTGATGTTTGATGCACATGGTGATGAGTTAGCACATGATGTGGCATGGGATTCATCTTCTTGGATTCAAGGCAAAGAGTTAAAGGATTCTGCCCTACCAACTCAAGAGGAGAGGCAATTTGAGGAAATCCATGAACAGACAAGATCTGACAGAACTGAGGAAGGTGAAGTCTTCAGCAAGTATTTCTCCTCCACTGATAATCATCAGAGCATATTGGTATACTTCTCAAGTCGCTGTGTACTGAAAGGAAGTGTATGTGAACGCTCTCGACTCTTGCGAATAAAGTTCTATGGCTGTTTTGACAAGCCACTTGGAAGATATCTTCGTGATGACCTGTTCAATCAG ACTTCATGCTGTCAGTCATGTAAAGAGCCGGTTGATGCCCATGTCCTGTGTTATACCCATCAGCAAGGAAATCTTACGATCAATGTTAGACGCCTTTCATCTATAAAGCTGCCTGGAGAACAGGATGGTAGAATATGGATGTGGCATCGATGCCTAAGGTGTGCTCATATAGATGGAGTCCCACCAGCAACTCGTCGGGTGGTTATGTCTGATGCTGCCTGGGGGCTTTCTTTTGGAAAGTTCTTGGAGCTTAGCTTTTCAAACCATGCTACCGCCAATCGTGTTGCACCTTGTGGTCATTCATTGCAAAGAGACTGCCTTCGTTACTATGG GTTTGGAAGCATGGTTGCATTCTTCCGCTACTCTCCTATTGACATTCTTTCCGTCTATTTGCCTCCATCAGTACTCGAATTCAATCTTATTCAACAAGAGTGGATAAGAAAAGAGGCGGCAGAG CTTATGCATGAAATGGAAACGTTCTACTCGGAGTTGTCTTGTATCCTTGACAGCATGGAACAGAGAAGTAGATGTATTGGACATGAATCATCAGACATGAGCGAGATACAGACTCACATTATGGAGCTGAAAGACATGCTTAAAAAGGAAATAAGTGATTATTAT GGTTTGCTACAACATGCTGTTATGGACACATCACAACTGGATCAAACAGCAATGGACATTCTAGAACTGAATCGCTTGAGACGTGAACTTTTAGTTGGTTCTCATGTTTGGGATCGTCAGCTTTATACACTCAACTCTTTACTTGAAACAAATTATGGAGTCCTGGGTATGGGAGAGGACGCATCTCATGCCCAGCCGAAAGAATCGAGTGATCCATTGTGTAAGGATGATGAGAGTAACAATGGTAACGAAGAAAATGTCTCAACAGCTACAAAATTTTCTCCCCCTCCTGAGAATGATGTAGAGCCAGAGCTGAAGGACCCTAGTTTAAAACCCTTTGAACCATCAATTCTTGAGGACTTGATGCTGCCTTCAAGTGAGCTTGTCAGGGAAAATGAAATACATTCAGATGGGGATATTGCTGGCAGTAATAGATGGCTTGAAAATGCGCTCTCTGATGCATCCATTCTGTCTGAAAAAATAGATTCTGCATGGACGGGTAGTGACCTTTCAACAAAAGTTCAGCTTGCACAGGCACATCAGATGGAAGGACTCCAAGTTAATTCCGTCAGGCAGCTTAGTCAAAATGATAATCCTTCTTTTAAAAGGGTGATGTCACCAATGAGATTTCATTCATTTGATTCTGCACTAAGactaaaagaaagaatccacAAAGGATTGCCACCCTCTTTATTGCATTTGTCGGCAGTTAGATCATTCCATGCTTCTGGAGACTACCGGACTATGCTGAGAGATCCTGTTTCTAGTGTGATGAGGAGCTACTCGCAAACATTGCCATTGGAGGTGCAAAAGTTGAACTCATTACCAAGTTCCAATCCCTCCATTACTTATGTCTCTAATATGACTGGAGGTGCCCGATTGCTACTTCCTAAGAGGAGCAACAACAATATTGTTGTTGCTGTTTATGACAATGATCCTGCTAGCATAGTATCATATGCCCTTAGTTCTAAGGAATATGATGATTGGGTTGCAAATAGGTCGAATGAGCATGATGGAAAGTGGAGCACAAACGAGAGCTTCAAAGAAGAGTCTGCATCTTCTGCGTTTTCTGCTTGGCAATCCTTTGGCTCCCTGGATGTGGATTATATGCATTCTGGAAGTTATGCTTCTGAAGACACTTCATCCATGGGTATGTTGTTTATGGAATCCAGAAAGTCACCACATTTAACGATTTCTTTTGCTGATGAATCTGCAAGTGCTGGAGGCAAAGCGAAGTTTTCTGTTACCTGTTATTTTGCAAAGCAGTTTGACTCTCTTAGAAAGAAATGCTGCCTTAGTGATGTTGATTTTGTACGTTCATTGAGCCGTTGCAAGAGATGGAGTGCGGAAGGGGGAAAAAGCAATGTATATTTTGCCAAGTCATTGGATGAGAGATTCATTATAAAACAAGTAAAAAAGACAGAACTAGAATCCTTTGAGGAATTTGCACCAGAGTACTTCAAATATTTAATGCACTCTCTTAGCACGGGAAGTCCAACTTGTCTTGCTAAAGTTATTGGTATTTATCAG GTCACTATAAAGCACCTGAAAGGCGGCAAGGAAACAAAAATGGATTTGTTGGTGATGGAAAACCTTTTTTTCAGGAGAAATGTCACGAGAGTCTATGATCTTAAGGGCTCTGCACGAGCTCGTTACAATCCAGATACCACAGGGACAAACAGAGTATTGCTAGATATGAATCTGGTAGAGACACTGCGCACAGAACCCATTTTCCTGGGGAACAAGGCCAAGCGAAACCTGGAGAGAGCTATATGGAATGATACATCCTTCTTGGCG
- the LOC120001847 gene encoding nicotinate-nucleotide pyrophosphorylase [carboxylating], chloroplastic-like isoform X1 — translation MPSELKSSLTWIMLDDMVVPLPNGDFDVSMLKEAVEWINGRFETEASSNVTLETVHKIRQTGVTNISSDVPTHSVKALDVSLKTDTELGLQVGREYKASMIWFALHFLSFFDEISNFLKCS, via the exons ATGCCATCAGAGCTAAAATCTTCATTGACCTGGATAATGTTGGATGATATGGTTGTACCACTGCCAAATGGAGATTTTGATGTGTCTATGCTTAAGGAAGCTGTGGAATGGATCAATGGGAGATTTGAGACGGAG GCATCAAGCAATGTTACTCTAGAAACAGTACACAAAATCCGACAAACAGGGGTGACCAACATTTCTAG TGATGTACCGACTCATTCTGTAAAAGCACTTGACGTCTCCCTCAAAACTGATACAGAGCTGGGCCTTCAAGTTGGACGGGAGTACAAAGCGAGCATGATTTGGTTTGCACTACATTTTCTATCTTTCTTTGATGAAATATCCAACTTTCTCAAGTGTTCATGA